In a single window of the Nodularia spumigena CCY9414 genome:
- a CDS encoding SUMF1/EgtB/PvdO family nonheme iron enzyme codes for MPKVRGLRLVFRSNQTPPKVFISYSWDSTEHKQRVLALSDKLCEWGIDSNLDQYELAPFQGWPRWMERQIEQADFVLVICTKIYKLRYEGKEEPGRGNGVRWEGNLICQNFYNKGTLNRKFIPILLESGKFEDIPTPLQGTTHYFAHNDEGYENLYRHLTNQPANEKPDLGKLRRLPRVQHHVTYPTPSKPTQQEDQGFTEDLGGGVSLEMVKIPGDTFTMGASKKEERSSDDERPEHQVTVPSFYMGRFLVTQPQWARVAASFPQINRKLETRPSHFKGDDNLPVESISWYDAVEFCKRLSQKTGRDYRLPSEAEWEYACRAGTYTPFHFGDIITSEVANYDGNSTYGNSLKGQYRQKTTPVGSFPPNAFGLYDMHGNLWEWCLDTWHSNYKVAPRDGSAWIDNDNQKFRLLRGGSWGSNPRLCRSASRVRPGQ; via the coding sequence ATGCCTAAAGTCAGGGGCTTGCGTCTCGTTTTTCGGTCAAATCAGACTCCGCCAAAGGTCTTTATAAGCTATAGTTGGGACTCGACTGAACATAAACAAAGGGTATTAGCATTATCGGATAAGCTATGTGAATGGGGAATTGACAGCAATCTTGACCAATATGAATTAGCGCCTTTCCAAGGCTGGCCGCGGTGGATGGAAAGACAAATTGAGCAAGCTGATTTTGTTTTAGTAATATGTACAAAAATCTATAAACTTCGTTACGAGGGTAAAGAAGAACCAGGACGAGGAAATGGTGTGCGATGGGAAGGAAATCTGATATGTCAAAACTTTTACAATAAAGGTACATTAAATCGGAAGTTTATCCCTATATTACTCGAATCAGGTAAATTTGAGGATATCCCTACTCCTTTGCAAGGAACTACTCATTATTTTGCTCACAATGATGAAGGCTATGAAAACCTTTATCGCCACTTAACTAATCAACCTGCAAATGAAAAACCAGACCTTGGTAAGCTGAGACGTTTGCCACGTGTTCAGCATCATGTTACTTATCCAACTCCCTCAAAACCTACACAACAAGAAGATCAAGGCTTCACAGAAGATTTAGGTGGTGGTGTAAGCCTAGAAATGGTTAAGATTCCTGGTGATACTTTTACGATGGGTGCTTCCAAAAAAGAGGAACGAAGTAGCGATGATGAACGTCCCGAACACCAAGTAACAGTTCCATCCTTTTATATGGGAAGATTCCTCGTTACTCAACCACAATGGGCAAGAGTAGCTGCATCTTTTCCACAAATTAATAGAAAACTAGAGACTCGACCATCTCATTTTAAAGGAGATGACAATCTTCCTGTAGAGAGTATTTCGTGGTATGATGCAGTTGAGTTTTGCAAAAGACTGTCTCAAAAAACAGGTCGTGATTATCGACTACCCAGTGAGGCAGAATGGGAATATGCTTGTCGTGCCGGCACCTATACACCTTTTCATTTTGGTGATATAATTACAAGTGAAGTGGCTAACTATGATGGTAACTCCACTTATGGTAATAGCCTGAAAGGACAGTATCGGCAAAAAACAACGCCTGTAGGCAGCTTTCCTCCTAATGCCTTTGGCTTGTATGATATGCACGGAAACCTGTGGGAATGGTGTTTAGATACCTGGCACAGTAACTATAAAGTTGCGCCAAGGGATGGTAGCGCTTGGATTGATAATGATAATCAAAAGTTTCGGCTGCTGCGCGGTGGTTCCTGGGGCAGCAATCCGAGGCTTTGCCGTTCTGCGTCTCGCGTACGACCCGGTCAATAG
- the gatB gene encoding Asp-tRNA(Asn)/Glu-tRNA(Gln) amidotransferase subunit GatB — MTAATTVKTEYEAIIGLETHCQLSTNTKIFSNSSTAFGADPNTNIDPVCMGLPGVLPVLNEKVLEYAVKTGLALNCQIAKYSKFDRKQYFYPDLPKNYQISQYDLPIAEHGWLEIEMVDAEGNPIRKRIGVTRLHMEEDAGKLVHAGSDRLSGSSYSLVDYNRAGVPLVEIVSEPDLRSGEEAAEYAQEIRRIVRYLGVSDGNMQEGSLRCDVNISVRPVGREKFGVKVEIKNMNSFNAIQRAIDYEIERQIAAIEAGEPIIQETRLWEEGAQRTSSMRVKEGSSDYRYFPEPDLTPIEVSNTQLEAWRSELPELPAYKRHHYESDLGLSVYDARVLTEDRTVADYFESAIKSGANAKAAANWITQDIAAYLNKQKLSITEIALTPANLAEVITLIESGKISNAQAKQKLPDLLDGVSPEKAFAGQELITDPSVLEPIIDEAIAANPKELEKYRNGNTKLKGFFVGQVLKKTDKRADPQLTNELVEKKLNS, encoded by the coding sequence ATGACTGCTGCTACGACTGTAAAAACTGAGTACGAAGCGATTATTGGTCTAGAAACCCATTGTCAACTGAGTACCAATACCAAGATTTTCTCCAATAGCTCTACAGCTTTCGGTGCTGACCCTAATACTAACATTGACCCTGTGTGTATGGGTTTACCTGGGGTTTTACCTGTACTGAATGAAAAAGTCCTGGAATATGCTGTGAAAACCGGCTTGGCTTTGAATTGCCAAATCGCTAAATATAGCAAATTTGACCGTAAACAGTATTTTTATCCTGACCTGCCTAAAAATTACCAAATTTCTCAATATGACCTCCCTATTGCTGAACATGGTTGGTTAGAAATCGAAATGGTAGATGCTGAAGGGAACCCAATTCGTAAACGCATTGGTGTGACTCGTTTGCACATGGAGGAAGATGCGGGAAAATTGGTACACGCGGGGAGCGATCGCCTATCTGGATCTAGCTATTCTCTGGTAGACTACAATCGTGCAGGTGTGCCATTAGTGGAAATTGTCTCGGAACCTGACTTGCGTTCTGGTGAAGAAGCTGCGGAATATGCTCAAGAAATCCGCAGAATTGTGCGTTATCTCGGTGTCAGTGATGGCAATATGCAAGAAGGTTCTCTACGCTGTGATGTCAATATCTCGGTGCGTCCAGTGGGGCGAGAAAAGTTTGGCGTGAAGGTAGAAATTAAAAATATGAACTCGTTCAACGCCATTCAACGGGCGATTGATTACGAAATTGAACGCCAAATTGCGGCTATTGAAGCGGGTGAACCCATTATCCAAGAAACTCGCCTGTGGGAAGAAGGCGCTCAACGCACAAGTAGTATGCGGGTGAAGGAAGGTTCTAGTGATTACCGCTATTTCCCTGAACCAGATTTAACTCCCATTGAGGTATCTAACACGCAATTAGAAGCATGGCGCAGCGAACTTCCCGAATTACCCGCCTACAAACGTCATCATTATGAAAGTGATTTGGGGCTTTCGGTTTATGATGCACGGGTGTTGACAGAAGACCGCACTGTGGCTGATTATTTTGAAAGTGCAATTAAATCTGGTGCAAATGCCAAAGCTGCTGCTAACTGGATTACTCAAGATATCGCCGCCTACCTGAATAAGCAAAAGCTCAGTATTACCGAAATTGCTTTAACTCCCGCCAATTTAGCTGAGGTAATTACTCTAATTGAATCTGGTAAAATTAGCAATGCCCAAGCTAAACAAAAGCTACCAGATTTACTTGATGGTGTTTCCCCGGAGAAAGCTTTTGCAGGTCAAGAGTTAATCACTGATCCTAGTGTACTAGAACCGATCATTGATGAGGCGATCGCCGCTAACCCCAAAGAACTAGAAAAGTATCGCAACGGTAATACAAAGCTGAAAGGCTTCTTTGTGGGACAGGTTTTGAAGAAAACTGACAAACGAGCTGATCCTCAGTTGACTAATGAATTAGTCGAGAAAAAACTAAATTCTTAG
- a CDS encoding S-layer homology domain-containing protein, whose protein sequence is MVNSTLFATIYVNPVQGNDTNIGSRSSPFKSLTRALKATKTAVIIQLTSGTYSVANGEVFPIVISGGVTVIGNEANKGAEIVISGSGEYETPSFGRQSMTLLLQGNASLLGVTVTNPVPKGTGIWIESAATNVANNTFVNCGREGIFVTGNAKPAIVDNVFRQNSASGLMMARHSKGEVLRNVFQKNSLGIAISDYAAPLIANNTISDNRSAIALSRNARPVLRHNRITKNTQGGMLVNGDAIPDLGNNQDAAGNIFLNNNLYDLHNNTPQPLVSAGNQLNPTQVKGRVDFIAVLEDHPRSISGSSSIFSDLAGHWTADFVEALVQRGAISGFPDGTFAPDSPINRAQYAAIIAKTFKLQIRNLGSKFTDVNSSFWAASAISQTAEMGFISGFPDRTFRPGQNLTKVQAIVSIVNGLKLTGGNPQVLNVYRDRTQIPSYATNAVAIATQSLLVVNYPQTEQLEPLRDITRGEVATLIYQALVAKSQEKAIASPYIVSPDVNIPGFTDISGHWAEPFIRGLASMNLTHGFADGSYRPDKLMTRAEYAALVAVAFNPAPKRPPFNFTDISPDFWADEALQIASRGGFISGFNDRTFRPAENVQRIQVILSLVNGLTLPTADNNALLTYTDSQTIPNYARQAVVTATQQRIVVNYPNPKQLVPTREATRAEVAAMVYQALVAIQRASRINSTYIV, encoded by the coding sequence ATGGTCAATTCTACCCTCTTTGCCACAATCTATGTCAATCCTGTCCAGGGGAATGATACCAATATTGGTTCTCGGTCGAGTCCGTTTAAAAGTCTCACCCGTGCCTTAAAAGCTACTAAAACAGCCGTAATTATTCAGTTGACATCCGGGACTTATAGTGTAGCTAATGGTGAGGTGTTTCCCATAGTTATTTCTGGGGGAGTGACAGTCATCGGTAACGAAGCGAATAAAGGTGCTGAAATTGTGATTTCTGGGAGTGGTGAGTATGAAACTCCCAGTTTTGGTAGACAAAGTATGACATTACTGTTGCAAGGTAATGCTAGTCTCTTAGGTGTGACGGTGACTAACCCCGTGCCTAAAGGTACTGGTATCTGGATTGAATCGGCTGCAACAAATGTGGCTAATAATACTTTTGTTAATTGTGGACGAGAAGGTATATTTGTGACTGGGAATGCTAAACCCGCCATTGTGGATAATGTGTTTAGGCAAAATTCCGCCAGTGGCTTGATGATGGCGCGTCATAGCAAGGGAGAAGTGTTGCGAAATGTGTTTCAAAAAAACTCTTTGGGTATTGCTATCAGCGATTATGCTGCGCCATTAATAGCAAATAATACAATATCTGATAACCGTTCGGCGATCGCTCTTTCTCGCAATGCTAGACCTGTACTGCGTCATAATCGGATTACCAAAAATACTCAAGGCGGGATGTTAGTCAATGGTGACGCTATTCCTGATTTAGGTAATAACCAAGACGCGGCTGGTAATATTTTTCTGAATAATAATCTATACGATTTACATAATAATACACCACAGCCGCTAGTTTCCGCAGGTAATCAGTTGAATCCTACCCAAGTCAAGGGAAGGGTAGATTTTATTGCTGTCCTAGAAGATCATCCGCGCAGCATCTCAGGTAGCAGCAGTATTTTTTCTGACTTAGCTGGACATTGGACAGCAGATTTTGTGGAAGCATTGGTGCAAAGAGGGGCGATTAGTGGCTTTCCCGATGGCACTTTTGCCCCAGATTCCCCGATAAATCGCGCTCAGTATGCAGCCATCATTGCCAAAACTTTTAAGTTACAAATAAGAAATTTAGGTAGTAAATTTACGGATGTAAATTCCAGTTTTTGGGCAGCATCAGCGATTTCCCAAACGGCTGAAATGGGTTTTATCAGTGGGTTTCCCGATAGGACATTTCGCCCCGGTCAAAACTTGACAAAAGTACAGGCTATAGTATCAATAGTTAATGGCTTAAAACTCACAGGCGGCAATCCCCAGGTGTTAAACGTGTACCGCGATCGCACTCAAATTCCCAGTTATGCCACGAATGCTGTAGCAATTGCCACCCAATCGTTACTGGTGGTTAACTATCCCCAAACCGAACAACTAGAACCTCTGCGAGATATAACTCGTGGTGAAGTGGCAACATTAATTTATCAAGCCTTGGTAGCCAAGAGTCAAGAAAAGGCGATCGCATCACCCTATATTGTCAGCCCCGATGTCAATATCCCCGGATTTACCGATATTAGCGGACACTGGGCAGAACCCTTTATTCGGGGGTTAGCTAGCATGAATTTAACTCATGGTTTTGCTGATGGTAGCTACCGGCCAGATAAACTCATGACTCGCGCCGAATATGCGGCTTTAGTCGCAGTGGCTTTTAATCCTGCACCCAAACGCCCCCCATTTAATTTTACAGACATATCCCCAGATTTTTGGGCTGATGAAGCTTTACAAATTGCCAGTAGAGGTGGCTTTATCAGTGGATTTAACGACCGCACCTTTCGCCCGGCTGAAAATGTGCAACGAATACAGGTAATACTCTCCTTAGTGAATGGACTTACCCTACCAACAGCTGATAACAATGCCTTACTCACTTATACTGATAGTCAGACAATTCCTAATTATGCTCGTCAAGCAGTTGTAACTGCTACACAGCAAAGAATTGTGGTCAATTACCCCAACCCTAAACAACTTGTGCCGACGCGGGAAGCAACACGTGCCGAAGTAGCCGCAATGGTTTATCAAGCATTAGTTGCTATTCAGCGAGCCTCAAGAATTAATTCCACCTATATTGTTTAG
- a CDS encoding fatty acid desaturase family protein — protein MDYVPAAFTVSAKDRRAIAGELFLMSIIHLTILAYLEFHPLKLILSYFLPIAMGNAALMFYIYTNHLLCPMTDVNDPLVNSTSLRVYKIFDLLHFNFSHHTEHHLFPGMNSDYYLMVRKLLETDYAEKYNLLDAPEAWRLLMKSPRHYKDENTLTDWAGKVTIPCPLNQKVKV, from the coding sequence GTGGATTATGTTCCGGCAGCATTTACAGTTAGTGCCAAAGATCGGCGAGCGATCGCAGGGGAATTATTTCTCATGTCAATAATTCATCTAACTATCTTAGCCTATCTAGAATTTCACCCCCTAAAACTCATATTAAGCTACTTTTTACCGATAGCAATGGGCAATGCAGCCTTGATGTTCTATATTTATACGAATCATCTGCTTTGTCCGATGACCGATGTTAATGATCCACTGGTAAATTCTACATCTTTACGGGTTTATAAAATATTTGACCTGTTACATTTTAATTTCTCCCACCATACAGAACATCACCTTTTTCCAGGCATGAACTCTGATTATTATCTCATGGTTAGAAAGTTGTTAGAAACTGATTATGCTGAGAAATATAATTTATTAGATGCACCAGAAGCCTGGCGCTTGTTGATGAAAAGTCCTCGGCATTACAAAGATGAAAATACTTTGACAGATTGGGCAGGAAAAGTCACTATACCTTGTCCCCTTAACCAAAAAGTGAAGGTTTAA
- a CDS encoding DUF1565 domain-containing protein: MYSEYRQAQNLQLKLNNQDNRSNSSLELVCPLVSSILSFTLGLGVTSITLLGINPGKVLAQIPSTANQIAQGESTRSEIKMLFVNPSAGNNSSGNGSESAPLQTITQALKVASDNTMIMLSPGTYSAETGEVFPLKLKRGVAVQGDPLSKGQGITIKGGGRFLSRSFGGQNVTIVGADEAELRGVTVTNPHTRGFGVWIESSNPLIANNTFIGNTQDGISLTGNSAPRIRQNYFHRNGANGMTIGGDSQPEVRENVFEQTGFGINITQNAAPVISLNQIQNNRAGIVVQANARPILRNNLIQGNSEDGLVAIAQAIPNLGTIAEPGGNEFRNNARHDINASASKQTIPAAGNKLSQNRIAGQVDFNAQTAPGPNKPQPNTVASRISEAIPENGEIIFSAPSQPQQANQSQVNYVNIDPNIVEFTAPQSPSPGQLPTTSAAPPFGGSPLLPIPNGNTRPTQTTAYTNQAGVRYRVIVNAATDRERDIVRNLAPGAFPTMRQGRRVMQVGVFSDRSNADEIVQVLNSNGLKTIIEPLK, from the coding sequence ATGTATTCTGAATATCGTCAAGCACAGAACCTGCAATTAAAGCTAAATAACCAGGATAACAGATCAAATTCTTCCCTGGAATTAGTCTGTCCTTTAGTTTCCTCCATTTTATCTTTCACCCTTGGCTTAGGAGTGACAAGCATAACCCTACTGGGTATCAACCCTGGAAAGGTCTTGGCTCAAATTCCATCTACAGCAAATCAGATAGCCCAGGGGGAAAGCACAAGGTCTGAAATTAAAATGTTATTTGTCAATCCCAGTGCGGGAAATAACTCATCGGGTAATGGTAGTGAAAGCGCTCCTTTACAGACGATTACTCAAGCTTTGAAAGTCGCCTCGGACAATACAATGATTATGCTCTCCCCTGGTACTTATAGCGCTGAGACTGGAGAGGTTTTTCCCCTCAAACTCAAACGGGGTGTTGCTGTTCAAGGCGATCCTCTGAGCAAAGGACAGGGAATTACAATTAAAGGCGGTGGGAGATTCCTCAGTCGCAGCTTTGGCGGTCAAAATGTGACTATCGTGGGCGCAGATGAAGCTGAGTTACGTGGGGTAACGGTCACAAATCCCCATACCCGTGGTTTTGGTGTGTGGATTGAATCGAGCAATCCCTTGATTGCAAACAATACGTTTATCGGCAACACTCAGGATGGGATTTCCCTAACTGGTAACAGTGCGCCGAGAATTAGGCAGAATTACTTTCATCGTAATGGGGCGAATGGTATGACCATTGGCGGTGATTCCCAACCGGAAGTGCGGGAAAATGTCTTTGAGCAAACAGGATTTGGCATAAATATTACTCAAAATGCTGCTCCTGTAATATCCCTGAATCAAATTCAAAACAACCGCGCTGGAATTGTAGTACAAGCCAATGCGCGCCCGATTTTACGCAATAATTTAATTCAAGGCAATAGTGAGGATGGTTTAGTGGCGATCGCTCAAGCTATCCCTAATTTAGGTACTATTGCTGAACCAGGTGGTAACGAATTTCGCAATAATGCTCGCCATGACATTAATGCTAGTGCTAGTAAGCAGACGATTCCTGCTGCTGGTAATAAGCTGTCCCAAAATCGCATTGCTGGTCAGGTAGATTTCAACGCTCAAACAGCACCGGGCCCTAACAAACCTCAGCCTAATACTGTAGCAAGTCGCATCAGCGAGGCAATACCGGAGAATGGAGAAATTATTTTTTCTGCCCCCAGTCAGCCCCAGCAGGCGAATCAGTCACAGGTCAATTATGTGAACATTGACCCCAATATTGTGGAATTTACAGCCCCCCAGTCACCTTCTCCAGGGCAATTACCGACCACATCAGCCGCACCTCCTTTTGGGGGATCACCTCTGTTACCAATTCCCAATGGCAATACTCGCCCAACTCAGACCACTGCATATACCAATCAAGCGGGTGTACGTTATCGCGTCATAGTCAATGCTGCAACTGATAGGGAACGAGACATTGTGCGAAATTTGGCACCGGGTGCATTTCCGACTATGCGGCAGGGTCGTAGAGTCATGCAAGTGGGAGTTTTTAGCGATCGCAGTAATGCCGATGAAATAGTACAAGTTCTCAATAGTAACGGTTTAAAAACTATAATTGAGCCGTTAAAATAA
- a CDS encoding thiamine phosphate synthase encodes MSKSVEITSFKESNNRVVVMVEPHSQKAQIQQVVYRILDANLDRAREGLRIIEEWCRFGLNNAQLLGECKYLRQELAHWHTAELRAARDTPGDPGTELTHPQEEQRSSIKALLQANFCRVQEAMRVLEEYGKLYHPNMGKAFKQMRYRVYTLESSLMGYERYQLLWRSHLYLVTSPSETLFKTVEAALKGGLTLVQYRDKTADDTVRVEQATKLRQLCHSYGALFIINDRVDLALAVDADGVHLGQQDMPIAMARQLLGHQRLIGRSTTNAEEMQKAIAEGADYIGVGPVYETPTKADKAAAGLEYVSYAAQNSSIPWFAIGGIDANNINDVISAGAERVAVVRAIIQAEQPTLVTQYLVSQLHRIKL; translated from the coding sequence ATGTCTAAAAGTGTTGAGATTACGTCATTTAAAGAAAGTAATAATAGGGTTGTTGTCATGGTCGAGCCACACAGCCAAAAAGCACAAATACAGCAAGTAGTTTACCGTATTTTAGATGCAAATCTAGACCGCGCCCGCGAAGGCTTGCGAATTATTGAAGAATGGTGTCGCTTTGGGTTAAATAATGCTCAATTGCTGGGAGAATGTAAGTACCTGCGTCAAGAGTTGGCTCATTGGCATACTGCTGAACTGCGGGCGGCGCGGGATACACCAGGGGACCCCGGTACAGAATTGACCCATCCCCAGGAAGAACAACGCTCTAGCATTAAAGCGCTATTACAAGCCAATTTTTGCCGTGTCCAAGAAGCAATGCGGGTGCTGGAAGAATACGGTAAACTTTACCATCCAAATATGGGTAAAGCTTTTAAGCAAATGCGCTATCGTGTTTATACCCTAGAGTCTAGTTTAATGGGTTACGAGCGCTATCAACTGCTGTGGCGATCGCATTTATATCTAGTCACTTCTCCCTCAGAAACTTTATTTAAAACGGTAGAAGCGGCTCTCAAAGGTGGATTAACTCTGGTACAGTACCGCGATAAAACTGCTGATGATACTGTGCGTGTGGAACAGGCGACAAAATTACGGCAACTATGTCATTCCTACGGCGCTTTGTTTATCATTAATGACAGAGTGGATCTAGCTTTGGCTGTGGATGCAGATGGGGTACATTTGGGACAGCAAGATATGCCCATTGCTATGGCCAGACAATTACTCGGTCACCAGCGTTTGATTGGGCGTTCGACTACAAATGCGGAAGAAATGCAAAAAGCAATTGCTGAAGGTGCAGATTATATTGGTGTCGGTCCAGTTTATGAAACTCCCACAAAAGCAGATAAGGCAGCAGCAGGGTTAGAATATGTCAGTTACGCCGCCCAAAATAGCTCAATTCCTTGGTTTGCGATTGGGGGTATAGATGCAAATAATATCAATGATGTGATTTCGGCGGGAGCAGAACGTGTAGCGGTGGTACGAGCTATCATCCAAGCTGAACAGCCTACGTTGGTGACACAATATTTAGTTTCCCAACTGCATCGGATCAAACTATAA
- the thiS gene encoding sulfur carrier protein ThiS, translating to MSNQITLQVNGETRSCLTQTSLPDLLQQLGFNPRLIAVEYNGEILHRQFWSQTQVQPGDRLEIVTIVGGG from the coding sequence ATGTCTAATCAGATTACCCTCCAGGTAAATGGAGAAACGCGTAGTTGCTTGACCCAAACTTCTTTACCAGATTTACTCCAACAATTGGGTTTTAATCCCCGTTTAATAGCGGTGGAGTATAACGGTGAGATTTTACACCGTCAATTTTGGTCACAAACACAAGTACAGCCAGGCGATCGCTTAGAAATTGTTACCATTGTCGGGGGTGGTTAA
- a CDS encoding glycosyltransferase family 4 protein, translated as MEHISQLPTKVRDHTPYPDILVISHFFLPKKAVIGEYFYNRCLQDPERVVVLAAGCSGDQVFDQAQQFPVYRWANSRYWLGDLMGSFLQPAINLVCSFFLAIKLYFRYHYRYIEWAHGYDFPALLLLSYILPIRFFIHLHGSDILDIVHNPVLRSLLKLTLTRAEGIVCNSYVTQDYLRKSFRLQTPTHVIQPVVRPEKFGVDKNQNNFDDLRQRVREAHNIPETAIVILSVGRLVKQKSFERVIENLPLLLTIGVDVHYILCGQGPCETALRNLAQRLRVDKRVHLTGYVPDGELAGYYAACDMFAMLTLSNPQAYIQGFGIVYLEASYFGKPVIASRLGSVIDIVRHEENGLLVNSQSGYDVFQAFKRLCNDQNLREQLGRKGKELARRRTLHRSLYLSEPIPNGLLN; from the coding sequence ATGGAACATATCTCACAACTGCCCACAAAAGTCCGAGATCACACCCCATACCCTGACATTCTAGTAATATCCCATTTCTTTCTGCCAAAAAAGGCAGTAATTGGGGAATATTTCTATAATCGTTGTTTGCAAGATCCGGAACGGGTAGTTGTTCTGGCGGCTGGTTGTTCTGGTGATCAAGTATTTGACCAAGCTCAACAGTTTCCTGTATATCGCTGGGCAAATTCTCGCTACTGGCTGGGTGATTTGATGGGGAGTTTTTTGCAGCCTGCTATCAATTTAGTTTGCTCATTCTTCTTAGCCATTAAACTATATTTTCGCTATCACTACCGTTATATTGAATGGGCTCACGGCTACGATTTTCCGGCGTTGTTGTTATTGAGTTATATCCTACCCATACGCTTTTTTATTCATTTGCATGGTAGTGATATTCTGGATATTGTACACAATCCTGTATTGCGATCGCTCTTGAAATTGACCCTGACACGCGCGGAAGGAATTGTTTGTAACAGTTACGTAACCCAAGATTATCTCCGCAAGTCTTTTCGCTTACAAACTCCTACCCATGTCATTCAACCTGTAGTCAGACCAGAAAAATTTGGTGTAGACAAGAATCAAAATAATTTTGATGATTTACGTCAACGCGTGCGGGAAGCCCATAATATTCCCGAAACAGCAATAGTGATTCTTTCAGTAGGAAGGTTAGTCAAGCAGAAAAGCTTCGAGCGGGTGATTGAAAATTTACCCCTACTGCTGACTATTGGAGTCGATGTTCACTATATACTTTGCGGTCAAGGGCCATGTGAAACTGCATTAAGAAATTTAGCGCAGCGCTTGCGGGTAGACAAGCGGGTACACTTGACTGGATATGTCCCTGATGGGGAATTAGCGGGATATTATGCAGCTTGTGATATGTTTGCTATGTTAACTTTATCAAATCCCCAAGCCTATATACAGGGTTTTGGTATTGTCTACTTAGAAGCAAGTTACTTCGGTAAGCCTGTGATTGCTTCTCGTTTAGGCTCTGTGATTGATATAGTTCGTCATGAAGAAAATGGTCTTCTGGTGAATTCCCAGTCTGGATATGACGTTTTTCAAGCCTTCAAACGATTGTGTAATGACCAAAACTTACGTGAACAACTCGGTCGCAAAGGTAAAGAATTAGCTAGGCGCAGAACCCTTCACCGTTCGCTGTACCTATCTGAACCTATCCCTAATGGTTTGTTGAATTAA
- a CDS encoding DUF1517 domain-containing protein — protein sequence MRNKLQKTIKPLFKIFFLFSLVLTLALSHADGALAARSGGRIGGGSFRAPSSRTYTPRTYAPGGGGGYYPGGGGFGFPFLIPFWGIGGGFGGIFSILIFFAIANFLVQTFRRVSSGEGEEVGYSSNPPVSVTRLQVGLLAQARGLQSELNKIAESADTNSPEGRAEVLQEASLALLRHPEYWVYAGGGTQQVKLTAAESQFNRLSLAERSKFSEETLSNVNNQLKAALNREALPTADQLDNPTQLISEGPGEYLIVTLLAATLGKFDIPEINSSDDLRQALRRIGGIPGDQLLAIEVLWTPQAEGDTLTSDDILAEYTDLKLV from the coding sequence ATGCGTAACAAACTACAAAAAACCATCAAACCCCTGTTCAAAATTTTCTTTCTTTTCAGCTTAGTGTTAACTTTAGCACTAAGCCATGCAGATGGTGCGTTAGCCGCCCGCAGTGGTGGTCGCATCGGCGGAGGTTCATTTAGAGCGCCTTCTAGCCGCACCTACACACCGCGCACTTACGCGCCTGGTGGTGGTGGAGGTTACTATCCTGGTGGTGGTGGCTTCGGCTTTCCGTTCTTGATTCCCTTTTGGGGTATTGGCGGAGGATTTGGTGGTATCTTTAGCATTTTAATCTTCTTTGCGATCGCTAACTTCCTTGTCCAAACCTTCCGCCGTGTTAGCAGTGGTGAAGGCGAAGAAGTAGGATACAGCAGCAACCCGCCTGTATCTGTAACTCGTTTGCAAGTTGGTTTATTAGCGCAAGCTCGTGGTTTGCAAAGTGAACTCAACAAAATTGCTGAATCTGCGGATACTAATTCCCCAGAAGGAAGAGCAGAAGTTTTGCAAGAAGCGAGTTTAGCCTTACTCCGTCATCCAGAATACTGGGTATATGCAGGTGGTGGTACACAGCAAGTTAAATTAACTGCGGCTGAAAGTCAGTTTAACCGTTTATCGCTGGCAGAACGCAGCAAGTTTAGCGAAGAAACTCTGTCTAATGTCAACAACCAACTCAAAGCAGCCCTAAACAGAGAAGCTTTACCGACTGCTGACCAACTAGATAACCCCACCCAATTAATTAGTGAAGGCCCTGGGGAATACCTAATTGTCACCTTATTAGCGGCGACATTAGGCAAATTTGACATCCCAGAAATTAACAGTTCTGATGATTTGCGTCAAGCCTTGCGGCGAATTGGGGGAATTCCCGGTGATCAACTTTTGGCTATTGAGGTGCTTTGGACTCCCCAAGCTGAAGGCGATACCCTGACATCTGATGATATCTTGGCGGAGTACACCGATTTGAAGCTGGTGTAA